A genomic segment from Chitinophaga flava encodes:
- a CDS encoding DUF4836 family protein: MKRTISKVLLIAVTAAVALSSCSKVPDVSKHIPKTASVVVDLNAKEITQKLATNGLTMDKIFSAVQTKDTANDVMNAWKDAENSGIDLKGHFFVSFVFNGQPEEHKSYLSATASLSDADKFEAFLKKSKKNFSLKTGNEFKYAVEEDNKGVVAWNKSTVIYIAAFDPEEGLNKYNPAGTPGLPGVDDGEIAADSAVATPAALTSGDDEITKSLITEVDHLFHLKKDETAGSIEPFAKLLKANADMGVFVNAEAISNSGRFAMIPANVKKLMEGTFYTGIVNFEKGKIVANGSYYMGKEVASIYKKYGKKEIDMSMLKKYPSQNITGFVSYAFDFHMIGEIIKSTGMDGIVNMFLASKSGLAMDDILNAFEGQLTYVASDFGIQKKESKYFPGEFTEEPSAKWIFSLKVGNKDAFTKVMTSPMLKEIFTKEGDHYVLSNPIMAAGMPPLSITEKYITVGSDSVLLQDYLAGKGSIKLPEGIEGKIKGSMMGGYVDLEKIITSIPEEKADDADRPMLVKLKGLMKDMTMVTKPANGDVSESEVILNFKNKDENSLVQLMNFGTEAAKIMEAKKAKNKAMEDSLFAAPVDTATTIIK; encoded by the coding sequence ATGAAAAGAACAATTTCCAAAGTTTTGTTAATCGCTGTTACAGCAGCGGTAGCGCTGTCGTCCTGCTCCAAAGTGCCGGATGTGAGTAAACACATCCCTAAAACAGCCAGCGTAGTTGTTGACCTGAATGCGAAGGAAATTACCCAGAAACTGGCTACCAACGGCCTGACCATGGATAAAATCTTCTCCGCTGTACAAACCAAAGATACAGCTAACGATGTAATGAATGCCTGGAAAGATGCTGAAAACTCCGGTATCGATCTGAAAGGCCATTTTTTTGTTTCTTTCGTTTTCAACGGACAACCAGAAGAACATAAATCCTACCTGAGTGCTACCGCCAGCCTCTCCGATGCAGATAAGTTTGAAGCCTTCCTGAAAAAAAGCAAGAAAAACTTCTCTCTGAAAACAGGGAATGAATTCAAATATGCTGTTGAAGAAGATAACAAAGGTGTGGTAGCATGGAACAAATCTACCGTTATCTACATCGCAGCCTTCGATCCAGAAGAAGGACTGAACAAATACAACCCTGCAGGAACTCCCGGCCTGCCTGGCGTTGACGATGGTGAGATAGCAGCAGACTCTGCTGTAGCTACTCCTGCCGCCCTCACCTCAGGTGATGACGAAATCACTAAAAGCCTGATAACAGAAGTAGATCACCTTTTCCACCTGAAAAAAGATGAAACTGCTGGTTCTATCGAACCATTTGCCAAGCTGCTGAAAGCAAATGCCGACATGGGCGTATTTGTAAACGCTGAAGCGATCAGCAACAGCGGCAGGTTTGCCATGATCCCGGCCAACGTTAAAAAACTGATGGAAGGCACCTTCTATACCGGTATTGTCAACTTCGAAAAAGGCAAAATCGTAGCCAATGGTTCCTACTACATGGGTAAAGAAGTAGCCAGCATCTACAAAAAATATGGCAAGAAGGAAATCGATATGAGCATGCTGAAGAAATATCCTTCTCAGAATATCACCGGTTTCGTTTCCTACGCTTTTGATTTCCACATGATAGGTGAGATCATCAAATCCACTGGCATGGACGGTATCGTAAACATGTTCCTGGCCAGCAAATCCGGCCTGGCTATGGATGATATCCTGAACGCATTTGAAGGTCAGCTGACTTATGTCGCTTCTGACTTCGGCATCCAGAAAAAAGAATCCAAATATTTCCCTGGCGAATTTACCGAAGAGCCTTCCGCTAAATGGATCTTCAGCCTGAAAGTAGGTAATAAGGATGCCTTCACTAAAGTGATGACTTCTCCTATGCTGAAAGAGATCTTCACTAAAGAAGGTGACCACTACGTTCTCAGCAACCCGATAATGGCTGCTGGTATGCCGCCGCTCTCTATCACCGAGAAATACATTACTGTAGGCTCCGACAGCGTACTGCTGCAGGATTACCTGGCTGGCAAAGGTAGTATCAAACTGCCTGAAGGCATCGAAGGCAAAATAAAAGGCAGCATGATGGGCGGTTATGTAGATCTGGAAAAGATTATCACCTCCATTCCTGAAGAGAAAGCTGATGACGCTGACAGACCTATGCTGGTTAAGCTGAAAGGCCTGATGAAAGATATGACCATGGTGACCAAACCAGCTAACGGCGACGTTTCTGAGTCAGAAGTAATCCTTAACTTCAAAAACAAGGATGAAAACAGCCTGGTGCAACTGATGAACTTCGGTACCGAAGCGGCTAAGATCATGGAAGCTAAAAAAGCAAAGAATAAAGCAATGGAAGATAGCCTGTTCGCTGCACCAGTGGATACAGCTACCACCATTATTAAATAA
- a CDS encoding ATP-binding cassette domain-containing protein → MKRMQIQIENLMPIPLKDKLLQRTSGIWNQEVTFSPGSFVKIKAPSGTGKTTLVHYLYHIRQDYTGKVLVNGQPWQSYSKNELAAMRQQQISIIFQDLRLFEQLTAVENISLKRVMLANPYCSEEKIREMAARLNVTHVLQQSSKTLSYGERQRIAIIRALVQPFQWLLMDEPFSHLDEENARRAADLIAEECKARNAGFILTDLDNDHHFQYDVHYQL, encoded by the coding sequence ATGAAGCGTATGCAAATTCAGATAGAGAACCTGATGCCGATCCCACTGAAGGATAAACTCCTGCAGCGGACCTCCGGTATCTGGAACCAGGAGGTGACCTTCAGCCCTGGGAGTTTTGTAAAAATAAAAGCCCCTTCCGGCACCGGGAAGACCACACTGGTGCATTACCTCTACCACATCCGTCAGGATTATACCGGCAAGGTGCTGGTAAACGGACAGCCCTGGCAGTCTTACAGCAAAAATGAACTGGCTGCCATGCGCCAGCAACAGATCAGTATTATCTTTCAGGACCTGCGGCTGTTTGAACAGCTGACAGCCGTGGAAAACATCTCTCTGAAAAGAGTCATGTTGGCTAATCCCTACTGCAGCGAAGAAAAAATCAGGGAAATGGCTGCCAGACTCAATGTAACGCATGTGTTGCAACAGAGCAGTAAAACACTGTCCTACGGGGAGCGGCAGCGGATTGCCATCATCAGGGCCCTGGTACAGCCTTTTCAATGGCTGCTGATGGACGAACCCTTTAGTCACCTCGATGAAGAAAATGCCCGCCGCGCTGCCGACCTCATCGCTGAAGAGTGCAAAGCCCGCAATGCCGGGTTTATTTTAACCGACCTGGATAATGACCATCATTTTCAATATGATGTACATTATCAGCTTTAA
- a CDS encoding FtsX-like permease family protein: protein MRPFFELLKKIIHTGIGKSRFLMASVGLGIAMLLILVAIQVHSNFSQLLYSAKNQNETADFLVINKKITNAIMGQSGKSAFTPEEIAQVKAQPFVQAFGLITSSRFKVVVQAPGDLHFATDMFFESVPDSFLDVKDEDWKWNTSDHTIPIILPSDFLNLYNFGFSLSQDLPQISQETVKALPLQVVISNNLSSEPFTGHVAGFSDRISSFLVPASFMNWANEKYGTTREAPVSRVIIKTPDPSNPALVKFLDDHGYTTNQDKLKFSKTRLIVQTIVSVIGFFGLILLLFAMLVFSMFIQLIIASCKKEIQLLVMLGTAPRQLKRYLLKQFVPLYIIIGVVCLLLLTSLQYATATVLAKHDMVVSTWPGPGVFAGALLVLGLVYLVNLLTVTRYVNKES, encoded by the coding sequence ATGCGTCCTTTTTTCGAACTACTCAAAAAGATCATACATACCGGCATCGGCAAAAGCCGCTTCCTGATGGCCTCCGTTGGCCTCGGTATCGCTATGTTGCTTATACTGGTGGCTATACAGGTACATTCCAACTTCAGCCAGCTGTTGTACAGCGCCAAAAACCAGAACGAAACCGCCGATTTCCTGGTGATCAATAAAAAAATCACCAATGCCATCATGGGCCAAAGCGGCAAAAGTGCCTTCACACCTGAAGAAATAGCACAGGTCAAAGCTCAGCCTTTCGTACAGGCCTTCGGGTTAATTACCTCCAGCCGCTTTAAAGTAGTGGTGCAGGCCCCCGGTGATCTGCATTTTGCAACTGATATGTTTTTTGAATCTGTCCCCGACAGTTTCCTGGATGTAAAAGATGAAGACTGGAAATGGAACACCAGCGACCATACCATTCCCATCATCCTGCCCAGCGATTTTTTAAACCTGTACAACTTCGGCTTCTCCCTGAGTCAGGACCTACCCCAGATATCACAGGAGACCGTCAAAGCATTGCCCCTCCAGGTGGTCATCTCCAATAACCTCAGTTCCGAACCGTTTACGGGGCATGTGGCAGGCTTCTCGGACAGAATATCCTCTTTCCTTGTACCCGCATCCTTTATGAACTGGGCTAATGAAAAATATGGTACTACCCGGGAAGCGCCTGTTTCGAGGGTGATCATCAAAACTCCTGACCCGTCAAACCCGGCACTGGTGAAGTTCCTGGACGATCACGGATATACCACCAACCAGGATAAGCTGAAGTTCAGCAAAACCAGATTGATTGTACAGACTATCGTATCTGTAATCGGATTTTTCGGGCTCATATTACTGTTGTTTGCCATGCTGGTATTCAGTATGTTCATACAGCTGATCATCGCTTCCTGTAAAAAGGAAATCCAGCTGCTGGTGATGCTGGGAACAGCTCCCCGTCAGTTAAAACGTTATCTGCTGAAACAATTTGTGCCTTTGTACATTATTATAGGGGTGGTATGCCTGCTGTTGCTCACTTCTTTACAGTATGCTACAGCAACGGTACTGGCAAAACACGACATGGTGGTAAGTACCTGGCCCGGCCCTGGTGTATTTGCAGGTGCCTTGCTGGTGCTGGGTTTGGTGTATCTGGTGAATCTGTTGACAGTGACCCGCTATGTCAATAAAGAATCCTGA
- a CDS encoding Dabb family protein: MKALDKKLVHVVNFYLKPGLSEEDRRHFEAGLSSLHTIDEIKIFNVGKPAPIDDRPTIDKSYDYCLLCVFEDIEAHDVYQTHPVHLSFIEKCKQYWARTVVFDSETI, translated from the coding sequence ATGAAAGCACTGGATAAAAAACTGGTACATGTGGTAAACTTCTATCTCAAGCCCGGACTGTCAGAGGAAGATAGAAGGCACTTTGAGGCGGGGCTTAGCAGTTTGCATACCATCGATGAAATCAAAATTTTTAACGTTGGTAAGCCAGCGCCTATAGACGACCGGCCCACCATCGATAAAAGTTATGATTACTGCCTGCTCTGTGTTTTTGAAGACATTGAAGCACACGATGTGTATCAAACCCACCCGGTACATCTCAGTTTTATAGAGAAGTGCAAACAGTATTGGGCTAGAACAGTGGTCTTCGATTCTGAAACCATCTGA